The nucleotide sequence CTCTAAAAGCTGCATTTTTTCTATCAAGTCAGCTTCTTTATACTGACCTTTATCACAGCAGCATTCGGCCTTATCGCAATCAATATATTTCTTTTCTTCTTGCATAGTTAAAACCAGTTTTTTTCCAGACAAGCTGCTAAAGCTGTTCTGGCTCTGTGGATTATTACCCAAAGATTAGACGGAGTGATATCGAATTCTTTACAAATTACATCGGTATCTATACCATCTATAGTTTTCATTTTAAAAATGGTTGCATGCTTAGCATTAATTTTTTCTAAACAGTCCAGAATTGCCATTCCCAGTTCTGTATTTTCCATTTCGTCCTCGGCAGTTTTATCAAATTGATCGGCAACCTGCTCTTCCAGCCAGTCACCATCATTTTCACCGTCACGATAATTAATATGAACTTCTGCCTGTCCTTTCTTAGAATTACTTCTGCGGTAATGATCGATAATTTTACGTTTAAGGATAGAGATTAACCAGGTTCGTTCGCTGGCTTCACCCTTAAAATTTTCCATCGATTTGAGACCGGCAAGAAAAGTTTCAGAAATAAGATCGTTAGCAACCTCACGATCGTTTACCCTTACAATTGTATAATTGAAGAGATAATCTGAGTATTTATCTACCCATTTAGTTGGATCTATGCTATGCGTTGACATTTTTTTGTCGTGAGATTATCAGGTAAAAGTAAGAAAACTTATTTATACTGAAGAATGGTTTATATGCTTTGAAAAATGTTTTGGATCTGAAGTAGTCGTCACCCTGAACTTGATTCAGGGTCCCATCACGTTTTTAACTGGATGAGATTCTGGATCAAGTTCAGAATGACGATTTTTTTACCTTCTACTTTTCAATTAATCCTGCTCTTTTAAGTAGAGCATCGGGTTTTGGTTCTTCTCCTCTGAAACGTTTATAAAGCGTCATAGGATGTTCGGTGCCGCCCATAGACAGAATATTGTTTTTGAACTTATCGGCAACTTCCTTACTGAAAATTCCTTGTTCTTTAAAATATTCAAAAGCATCGGCATCTAGAACTTCTGCCCATTTATAAGAATAATATCCTGCTGAATATCCTCCCTGGAAAATATGAGAAAATGCGGTACTCATACAATTTTCCGGAACATCAGGATAGAGTTTTGTAGCTTCAAAAGCTTGTTTTTCGTGCGCTTTTACATCTTCAACAGTAGAAGGGTCTATAGCATGCCAGCTTAAATCTAACATTCCGAAGCTTAATTGACGAACGGTTTGCATTCCTTCTTGAAAGCTAGAAGATTCTTTTATTTTTTCAACCAATTCCATCGGAATAGCTTCTCCGGTTTTATAATGCTTTGCAAAAAGTTGTAGCGCTTCTTTTTCGTAACACCAATTTTCTAAAACTTGGCTAGGTAATTCCACAAAATCCCAATATACGTTAGGTCCCGATAAACTTGGATAAATTGTATTTGCTAACATACCGTGAAGGGCATGCCCAAATTCGTGGAAAAGAGTCGTTACTTCATTAAAAGTTAATAATGAAGGTTCCGATTTTGTTGGTTTTGTGAAATTACAAACGATAGAAACATGCGGGCGTTCTTCTTTTTCATTCTTTACAAATTGCGATTTGTACTCTGTCATCCATGCGCCACCACGTTTTCCCGGTCTTGGGTGAAAATCGGCATAAAATAATGCAATATTTTTCCCATTTTCATCGGTAACATTATACGTTTTTACATCAGGATGATATTTCTCTACTTCCTGAGTTTCGTTGAACTGAAGTCCGTATAATTTACTCGCTATGGTGAAAACTCCGTCGATTACATTTTCTAGTTTGAAATATGGTTTTAGCTTTTCATCATCCAAATTGAACAATTTCTGCTTCAATTTTTCACTATAGTAAGCCGAATCCCACTTCTCTAGATGGTCGATACCATCTAATTCTTTCGCGAAATCTTCTAATTGTTGAAATTCTTTTTCTGCAGCAGGTTTAGCTTTTTCAAGAAGTTCATTCAAGAAACTATCTACCTTTTCAGGAGTTTCTGCCATTCGTTCTTGCAATACAAAATGCGCATGAGTTTCAAAACCTAAAAGTTGTGCTCGCTGATATCTAAGTTTGGCGATTTTTAGAACATTTTCTTGATTGTCTAATTCATCACCATTAAATCCTTTAGCACCAAAAGCTATAGCCATTTTTTTACGGAGCTCACGATTTTTCGCATACTTCATAAACGGAATGTAACTTGGATAATCTAAAGTGAAAATCCAACCTTTTTTCTCTCTAGACTCAGCTACTGTTTTTGCTTCTTCTTTAAAACTTTCCGGTAGGCCATCAAGATCTTTTTCTTGGGTGATCTGGAGTTCAAATTTATTGGTTTCAGCTAAAACATTTTCACCAAAATTTAAACTTAAGGCAGCAAGTTGCTTATCGATTTCGCGTAATTCTTCTTGCTTTTCCTTCGGAAGATTGGCTCCGTTTCTAGAAAAAGACTTGTATTTTTTATCTAAAAGCGTTTTTTGTTCCGTAGTTAAGTCAAGCGCATCTTTTTGCTCGTAAACCGCTTTTACACGTTTAAATAAATCTTCATTCAGAATAATATCATTACTGAATTCGGATAATAAAGGAGAGACTTCTTGAGCGATTTTCTGAATTTTTGCATTGGTTTCTGCAGAATTAAGATTGAAGAAAATGCTAGTAACTCGATCTAACTTTTCTCCTGAAAATTCTAATTCCTCTATAGTATTTTCGAAAGTTGGTTCAGTTGCTGCTGAAGCAATTACTTCGATCTCTGACTTTGCTAGTTGTATGGCTTCGGTTATTGCAGGCTTAAAATGTTCCGTTTTAATTTTTGAAAAAGGAGCATAATTAAAATCCTTTAATAATGGATTATCTGTATTCATATACATTCAATTTTTTCGAATTAATGAAGTACAAAGCCTAAGCCATAACCGAGATTAGTTACCTAATTTCAGGTTTTTAAGATTGATTGCCAGAATTAACGAATTTGAAGTTTTTGTTCGGACGAATTGGCAGGGTTTCAGTTGGCAATAATCAATAAACAGTGATCAATGAGCATTAATGAGATTTTTGCTGAATAAAAAAGGTTTTATTCCGTGTCTGACACAGAATAAAACCTTTATGAGATGCTGAATCAAGTTCAGCATGACGTTGAGCCACGAGTTGATGGATTTATCCAGTCATCAGAGGATATTCGCAAGAAACAATTTTTTAAAATTCAATTACACTGCGCTTCTTTCGAAATCAGGAAGTAATTATTAATTCAAAATTCAGCATTTGAAAGTCAAAATAAGTATTATTAATCTTGAATTTTGCTTCCATGATCTATTGTCTATGTTCTAGAATCTAAAAGCACAGCGATCTCAATGCTTAATTCTAACTGCTAATAGCGCAGCGATCTAGAGGTTACTTCTTCTTAACTTCTTCAGCGCCTTTAATCACTTTTTCTTTTAGACCTTCTTTGTACACCAATACTTTATCCTGAACACATTTATCGGCAGCGCCAATAATTTGTGCAGCTAAAATACCGGCGTTTTTTGCGCCATCGAGAGCAACAGTAGCGACAGGTACGCCGCCGGGCATTTGTAAAATAGAAAGTACAGAGTCCCAACCATCGATAGAATTTCTAGATTTTACAGGAACTCCGATAACGGGTAGGGGAGAAAGTGAAGCAATCATTCCCGGGAGATGCGCTGCACCACCAGCACCAGCAATAATCACGTTGATGCCGCGAGTATGAGCATTTTTTCCGTAGTCGAATAATTTTTCAGGAGTTCGATGCGCAGAAACGATATCGACTTCAACTTCAATATCAAATCCTTGTAAAATATCTACTGCTTCCTGCATTACCGGCAGATCGCTAGTACTTCCCATTATAATTCCTACTTTGCTCATAATATGTGTTTTTATACTTTTAGCTATCAGTTTTTTATGCTTTATTAATAAATAATCGCTAGAAATTTTTTGATTAAATCCGATATAGCAAGCTTTCTAACTTCTAACTTCTAACTTCTAACTTCTAACTTCTAACTTCTAACTTCTAACTTCTGCTAATTACTTTAATTTCTCCTTTAACTCGTTCCGCAATATTACGTGCTTCATTGATATCTTTGTTTACAATAGTAACATGTCCCATCTTTCTGAAAGGGCGAGTAATCTTTTTTCCGTAGATATGAGGTGTTACGCCATCCATTTTCATAATGGTATCGATATTCTTATAAACAACTTCACCTTCATAATCTTTATCTCCAACAAGATTCACCATAATTCCACCAACTTTACTATCGGTATTTCCTAAAGGTAAATCTAGAATAGCGCGAATATGTTGTTCAAACTGATTGGTATAACTAGCTTCGATACTATAATGCCCGCTATTGTGAGGTCTTGGCGCAACTTCGTTTACTAAAATATCGTCGTTTTCGGTTTGAAACATTTCTATTGCTAAAAGGCCTACATGTTCAAAAGCTTCAGAAACTTGTTTTGCAATCGCTCTAGCTTTTTCCGCAACATGGTTTTCTATTCTAGCCGGACAAATTACATATTCTACCTGGTTGGCAGTGGGATGAAATTCCATTTCTACCACCGGATAGGTTTTTACTTCACCACTCGGTGTTCTGGCAACGATCACGGCAAGCTCATTTTTAAACGGGATCATTTCTTCAGCAATA is from Zunongwangia endophytica and encodes:
- a CDS encoding sigma-70 family RNA polymerase sigma factor, producing the protein MSTHSIDPTKWVDKYSDYLFNYTIVRVNDREVANDLISETFLAGLKSMENFKGEASERTWLISILKRKIIDHYRRSNSKKGQAEVHINYRDGENDGDWLEEQVADQFDKTAEDEMENTELGMAILDCLEKINAKHATIFKMKTIDGIDTDVICKEFDITPSNLWVIIHRARTALAACLEKNWF
- a CDS encoding M3 family metallopeptidase, giving the protein MNTDNPLLKDFNYAPFSKIKTEHFKPAITEAIQLAKSEIEVIASAATEPTFENTIEELEFSGEKLDRVTSIFFNLNSAETNAKIQKIAQEVSPLLSEFSNDIILNEDLFKRVKAVYEQKDALDLTTEQKTLLDKKYKSFSRNGANLPKEKQEELREIDKQLAALSLNFGENVLAETNKFELQITQEKDLDGLPESFKEEAKTVAESREKKGWIFTLDYPSYIPFMKYAKNRELRKKMAIAFGAKGFNGDELDNQENVLKIAKLRYQRAQLLGFETHAHFVLQERMAETPEKVDSFLNELLEKAKPAAEKEFQQLEDFAKELDGIDHLEKWDSAYYSEKLKQKLFNLDDEKLKPYFKLENVIDGVFTIASKLYGLQFNETQEVEKYHPDVKTYNVTDENGKNIALFYADFHPRPGKRGGAWMTEYKSQFVKNEKEERPHVSIVCNFTKPTKSEPSLLTFNEVTTLFHEFGHALHGMLANTIYPSLSGPNVYWDFVELPSQVLENWCYEKEALQLFAKHYKTGEAIPMELVEKIKESSSFQEGMQTVRQLSFGMLDLSWHAIDPSTVEDVKAHEKQAFEATKLYPDVPENCMSTAFSHIFQGGYSAGYYSYKWAEVLDADAFEYFKEQGIFSKEVADKFKNNILSMGGTEHPMTLYKRFRGEEPKPDALLKRAGLIEK
- the purE gene encoding 5-(carboxyamino)imidazole ribonucleotide mutase, translated to MSKVGIIMGSTSDLPVMQEAVDILQGFDIEVEVDIVSAHRTPEKLFDYGKNAHTRGINVIIAGAGGAAHLPGMIASLSPLPVIGVPVKSRNSIDGWDSVLSILQMPGGVPVATVALDGAKNAGILAAQIIGAADKCVQDKVLVYKEGLKEKVIKGAEEVKKK
- a CDS encoding 5-(carboxyamino)imidazole ribonucleotide synthase, with the translated sequence MINYFSSDFKLGILGGGQLGKMMLYDTRKYDIQTYVLDPNSEAPSRIACDHFEQGDLMDFDTVVNFGRKVDILTFEIEGVNIEALKKLEAEGIKTYPSAATLEKIQNKAIQKEFYTEKNIPTAPFKRYQKIANLIADVESGARSLPFVWKSATGGYDGKGVSVIKEAEDLQKLPNAECIAEEMIPFKNELAVIVARTPSGEVKTYPVVEMEFHPTANQVEYVICPARIENHVAEKARAIAKQVSEAFEHVGLLAIEMFQTENDDILVNEVAPRPHNSGHYSIEASYTNQFEQHIRAILDLPLGNTDSKVGGIMVNLVGDKDYEGEVVYKNIDTIMKMDGVTPHIYGKKITRPFRKMGHVTIVNKDINEARNIAERVKGEIKVISRS